One Nitrospirota bacterium DNA window includes the following coding sequences:
- a CDS encoding type II toxin-antitoxin system RelE/ParE family toxin, translating to MDKYRIFETEQFLGDLTQDFEGQGERIRKKLLEYVYPQLRNNPYLGKNIKKLKNYKPDTWRYRIGGYRFFYEINEKERMVYMIAADSRKDSY from the coding sequence TTGGATAAATACAGAATTTTTGAGACTGAACAATTTCTTGGAGACCTGACGCAGGATTTCGAGGGACAGGGTGAAAGAATCAGGAAGAAATTATTGGAGTATGTATATCCCCAGTTGCGTAACAACCCGTATCTCGGGAAAAATATTAAGAAATTAAAAAACTATAAGCCTGATACGTGGCGGTACAGGATAGGCGGCTATAGATTTTTTTATGAAATCAATGAAAAGGAAAGAATGGTTTACATGATAGCTGCCGATTCTCGTAAAGATAGTTATTAA
- a CDS encoding CopG family transcriptional regulator, producing the protein MPKTITLRLEDEIYKKFSEAASEEHRSMSNLIETLALKKLDEDMLVDDFEMKEIFSNTKLLKKLEKGHSHAKMKKGALVG; encoded by the coding sequence ATGCCAAAAACGATAACTTTACGGTTAGAAGATGAAATTTATAAGAAATTCAGCGAGGCTGCAAGCGAGGAGCATAGAAGCATGTCCAATCTGATAGAAACACTCGCCTTAAAAAAACTGGATGAAGATATGCTTGTTGATGACTTTGAAATGAAAGAGATATTTTCAAATACAAAGCTGCTTAAAAAACTTGAGAAGGGGCATAGCCACGCAAAAATGAAAAAGGGCGCCCTTGTTGGATAA
- a CDS encoding FAD-dependent oxidoreductase — MSDLYDVIIIGGGPAGLSAAQYAARAKLKTIVLDKSKTAGALAFAHRIENYPGLSEPLTGKELLDIFRKQAINFGAEYAEIQVIGVNLSSNVKEVFTMDKNYSGKTVIMATGSMGRKPTIKGEAEFLGKGVSYCAICDAAFYKGKTVCVIGDSEEAVKEAGLLTKFAAIVYLISPSSRLKVEDDYPALSEPHLKILLGQSVTAIEGNEVVERIKMSGADKKETSLEVSGVFVYLHGNKPIVDFLGGNVELSEEECIITNRMMEMSIPGVFAAGDMTCTEVRQVVVSAANGCVAALSAERFITHRSRRRYDWGK, encoded by the coding sequence ATGAGCGACCTTTATGATGTGATAATTATAGGCGGAGGGCCTGCAGGCCTTTCCGCTGCGCAGTATGCGGCAAGGGCAAAACTGAAAACAATTGTCCTTGATAAATCCAAAACAGCAGGCGCCCTTGCATTTGCGCACAGGATAGAAAACTATCCGGGCCTTTCCGAACCGCTCACAGGAAAAGAACTCTTAGACATATTCAGAAAACAGGCAATTAATTTCGGCGCTGAATACGCTGAGATTCAGGTCATAGGGGTAAATCTCAGCAGTAATGTAAAAGAAGTCTTTACAATGGATAAGAACTACAGCGGGAAGACTGTAATCATGGCAACAGGCTCCATGGGCAGGAAACCCACAATTAAAGGCGAGGCGGAATTCCTCGGAAAGGGAGTAAGTTACTGCGCAATATGCGATGCTGCGTTCTATAAAGGCAAAACAGTATGCGTAATAGGAGATTCTGAAGAGGCAGTGAAAGAGGCAGGGCTCCTGACAAAATTTGCAGCGATTGTTTATCTCATCTCGCCGTCATCAAGACTAAAGGTTGAAGATGACTATCCTGCATTAAGCGAACCACACCTTAAAATCCTCCTCGGACAGTCAGTGACAGCAATAGAGGGCAATGAAGTTGTTGAACGGATAAAGATGTCCGGTGCAGACAAAAAAGAGACTTCCCTTGAGGTTTCAGGGGTTTTTGTATACCTTCACGGGAATAAACCTATAGTAGATTTCCTCGGCGGCAATGTTGAACTCAGCGAGGAAGAATGCATCATCACTAACAGGATGATGGAGATGTCAATCCCCGGCGTGTTCGCTGCAGGCGATATGACATGCACAGAGGTAAGGCAGGTTGTTGTCTCTGCGGCAAACGGCTGCGTGGCAGCCCTCTCTGCTGAAAGATTTATCACGCACAGAAGCAGAAGGAGATACGACTGGGGGAAATAG
- a CDS encoding CBS domain-containing protein → MLTAKDIMTKNVTTVGAATTIEELARILMEHKISGVPVVNDDGDLIGIVTENDLISRDKRLHIPTVMRLFDAFIMLESPGKIEKEIKKMTAIAVNDIYTKEVITVTEDTPVQDVSTIMSEKKVHLIPVVKGKNEKKIIGIIGKIDLIKGITGRAQ, encoded by the coding sequence ATGCTGACAGCTAAAGACATAATGACAAAGAATGTGACAACAGTCGGAGCAGCAACCACAATAGAAGAACTGGCCCGGATACTCATGGAGCATAAAATCAGCGGCGTCCCTGTTGTGAATGATGATGGGGACTTGATCGGCATAGTCACAGAAAACGACCTGATAAGCCGGGACAAAAGGCTTCACATTCCGACCGTAATGAGACTCTTTGACGCGTTTATCATGCTTGAAAGCCCCGGCAAGATAGAAAAAGAGATTAAAAAAATGACAGCGATTGCAGTGAATGACATATATACAAAAGAGGTCATAACTGTTACTGAAGACACGCCTGTGCAGGACGTCTCCACTATAATGTCTGAAAAGAAGGTACATCTTATTCCTGTTGTTAAAGGGAAAAATGAGAAAAAAATTATCGGCATAATCGGCAAAATAGATTTAATCAAGGGAATTACGGGCAGAGCACAATAA